In a genomic window of Schistocerca gregaria isolate iqSchGreg1 chromosome 5, iqSchGreg1.2, whole genome shotgun sequence:
- the LOC126271929 gene encoding 5-demethoxyubiquinone hydroxylase, mitochondrial isoform X2, protein MQSALIPRASFLCAFPTRRLISTKADSTVDRILRVDHAGELGADRIYAGQMAVLGNSPVGATIQHMWDQEKAHLAKFEDLIRKHRARPTVMLPLWNIAGFALGAGSALLGPKAAMACTVAVESVIVEHYDSQLRELVGRPNEAVDQELLETIRQFRDDEQDHHDTGLAHEAEAAPFYNVLTAIIKVGCRTAIAISEAV, encoded by the exons ATGCAGTCTGCACTGATACCTCGAGCTTCATTTCTTTGTGCCTTTCCTACACGAAGATTGATTTCAACTAAAGCTGATTCCACAGTTGATCGAATATTACGTGTCGACCATGCTGGTGAACTTGGCGCTGATCGAATTTATGCTGGGCAAATGGCTGTTTTAG GAAACAGCCCTGTCGGTGCAACAATTCAACACATGTGGGATCAAGAAAAGGCTCACCTGGCCAAATTTGAAGATTTAATTCGTAAACACCGTGCTAGGCCGACTGTCATGCTGCCACTGTGGAATATTGCAGGATTTGCACTTGGTGCAG GTAGTGCTCTCTTAGGTCCTAAAGCTGCAATGGCCTGCACAGTAGCTGTAGAATCTGTAATTGTTGAACATTATGACAGCCAACTGCGTGAGCTTGTTGGAAGGCCGAACGAAGCTGTGGATCAAGAACTGCTGGAGACTATTCGACAGTTTCGAGATGACGAGCAAGACCATCACGATACAGGCCTTGCACATGAAGCAGAAGCTGCACCTTTCTACAATGTACTCACTGCTATCATCAAAGTGGGATGTCGTACAGCTATTGCCATATCTGAGGCCGTGTAA
- the LOC126271929 gene encoding 5-demethoxyubiquinone hydroxylase, mitochondrial isoform X1 produces the protein MVVVHIKTMQSALIPRASFLCAFPTRRLISTKADSTVDRILRVDHAGELGADRIYAGQMAVLGNSPVGATIQHMWDQEKAHLAKFEDLIRKHRARPTVMLPLWNIAGFALGAGSALLGPKAAMACTVAVESVIVEHYDSQLRELVGRPNEAVDQELLETIRQFRDDEQDHHDTGLAHEAEAAPFYNVLTAIIKVGCRTAIAISEAV, from the exons ATGCAGTCTGCACTGATACCTCGAGCTTCATTTCTTTGTGCCTTTCCTACACGAAGATTGATTTCAACTAAAGCTGATTCCACAGTTGATCGAATATTACGTGTCGACCATGCTGGTGAACTTGGCGCTGATCGAATTTATGCTGGGCAAATGGCTGTTTTAG GAAACAGCCCTGTCGGTGCAACAATTCAACACATGTGGGATCAAGAAAAGGCTCACCTGGCCAAATTTGAAGATTTAATTCGTAAACACCGTGCTAGGCCGACTGTCATGCTGCCACTGTGGAATATTGCAGGATTTGCACTTGGTGCAG GTAGTGCTCTCTTAGGTCCTAAAGCTGCAATGGCCTGCACAGTAGCTGTAGAATCTGTAATTGTTGAACATTATGACAGCCAACTGCGTGAGCTTGTTGGAAGGCCGAACGAAGCTGTGGATCAAGAACTGCTGGAGACTATTCGACAGTTTCGAGATGACGAGCAAGACCATCACGATACAGGCCTTGCACATGAAGCAGAAGCTGCACCTTTCTACAATGTACTCACTGCTATCATCAAAGTGGGATGTCGTACAGCTATTGCCATATCTGAGGCCGTGTAA